GCAAGAGAATGTTGAAGACTTCTGTTGCTCCAAATGAACTTCACTTGAAGAGGGAGCTTGTTGCCCTCCGAAAGGCACCATTCTTACGTGATCCAGAAACTTGTTCATCCTGGAGGTCGTCTTTGAGTTCTAAATCATTTTTTGCAAACTCTAAGCCAAAAAATGGACATGGAATGATAGAAAAATTTACAGGAGAAATTAATCATGGCTCATTACTTAATTTACTATCCAGAGGTAAAAATGGAAGGCAAAAGTTACATCTCTGTAGTTTGAGTTCTTCTAAGCCCATTGAAAGAGCACAGAAACTAGATGAGGAAGACAGAGAAGAATCAGCTAAGGAAAGTCCAGAAAACTTCAGCGTAAGCAATTCTCTTCTTGCAGAAGAAAGTCCAGAAAACTTCAGTTTAAGCAGTTCTCTCATTGTGGATTCTAAGAGTGATACTTGCCTTGAAGTTCCtgtaaacatgtataatgttgcaGCTATCGATTCAAGAATTCCTGTTAGAAGAACTATCAGAAAATTTAGAAGAAAATCAATTTCGAAAGGGGGATTGATTAAGCATTCAGCTGCCTTAAAGCTGCTGGATACAACATCAAGCTCTTTAGGAATTCTTGACTCAATTGAGGGATCTGATGACAGTGGGGACTATAATTCTGAGAATTTGCAGCATTTGGCACAGGATCTAAGCCAAAAAATTGGATTTATTTCTCGCTCTGCATCACCAATTTTACATGGATGTGGACATGGATGTCAGTTGTCTTCTTCAAGAATTCCTAGAACTAGTAAAAGAGTGGGATCATCTCAATCTTGTACTCCTGCTTCAAGTTGCTCTTACTACAAATATGGTGGTCAGGACCCCAGCACTATTGGTTCTTGGGATGGAACTGCTACTTCGTTTGATGGGGACGGCCTGGATCAACTAGAGTTACCAAAGGCTAAAAAATGTGGTATTCCTAGCTATTGGTCAAAGATAACTAGAGCTAGGGGTGGTGGAGGTTTTATTTCTCCTTCACTATCAGATACGCTAAAAAGAAAAGGCAGTAGCATTCTCTGTGGGAGTCAGACTTTGTCTAATAAGAAGAATTTATCAGGTTGTCACAAGCAAAATTACCTGTCAAAATCTTCTCAAGGTTTACCTTTGCTGACCAATAGCTGTGACGAAGGCCATTCATCATTAGATACTTCAAGTGATGAACTGTCAAGTAAATTTGGGGAGCTTGATTTGGAAGCGATGAGCCGTTTGAATGGGAGGAGATGGTCTAGCTGCAAAAGTCAAGAGGGACTGGAAATGGACCTACCTGGAAGAACTTCCTTGGAGATAGCAGATCAAAGAACCTTGAGCCAAAAGTACCAGCCACGGTCTTTTCATGAAATCGTTGGACAGAATATTGTTGTTCAATCTCTTGGTAATGCCATTTCAAGAGGAAAAATAGCTCCTGCTTACCTATTTCATGGTCCTCGTGGGACAGGAAAAActtcatctgcaagaatatttgcTGCAGCTTTAAATTGTCTTAGTGAAGAGAACAAGCCATGTTGGTTTTGTAGAGAATGCACTGCTTTTTCTAGTAGACATGGAACAAACTTTATAGAAGCCAATGCAACAAATAAGATGTGCATAGATCAAGTTAGATATTTGCTGAAAAGTCTATCAATGGCTAAAACAATTTCACAGTATAAAGTCTTTGTCATTGATGAATGCCACATGTTATCTTCACAAAATTGGTCCACATTCATGAAATTTCTTGAAGAACCATTGCCTCGTGTTGTATTCATATTTATAACTACTGGAACAGGTAGCTTGCCTCGTGCCATTGTATCACGATGTCAAAAATACATCTTTTTGAAGGTCAAGGATGTTGATATAGTCTGCCGGTTGAGGACTCTCTCTGTAAAAGAAAATCTTGATATTGAACTGGATGCTCTAGATTTAATTGCTCTAAATTCGGATGGTTCACTTAGGGATGCAGAAATAATGTTGGATCAATTAAGTTTGCTGGGCAAAAGAATAACTACTTTGCTTGTAAATGACTTGGTGAGTTTGCTTCCACATTGTCTCTGTATCTACAGTCTTTTATGTTCAATTTCATTAAAATTAAGCATTTAAATATTGATATCTGTTTGACTTAGGGGCTTCATATATTGTTCTTGactttatatttaattaataacTGTCTACATATATTGGAATTTGGAAATCATTTTTGACATCAAAATATGCATCTGTTATTTTGGGCTTGAAAATGGAAATCTTTAGACATTGATGATAAGTATTTTTAAGGCTCTTTGATTTTCTAAGTTGAGAGATTTTTTTTTGCCTTCTAAAGGACAAGTTCAATCAGCAAATGTTTGAACTTCTTATTTCTTGCATATCTTTTGTCTTATTTacaactttttttttcatttctcacTTGATGTCATCTTTCTCAATGGATGCTTTGAGTTGTCAAATAGTGTTCAGCACATCACTTCTGTTAAAATTTAAATTGTTCTAAACCTATTGATAGAACTTTTTCTTTGTGTATAATTTTCTTATGTTTGAATTAAAGCAATGTCAGCATGCTTATGCTTTTTCTTCTATTAGATTTAATAGGTTATGTTTCTTTTCTCCAATAAGCAAGTTATCTTATTATGATAACTTACAGGTAGGAGTTGTGCCAGATGAGAAATTACTTGATCTTCTGGAGATAGCCATGTCATCAGATACTGCTGAAACGGTTAAAAGGTCTAGAGAGCTGATAAATTCTGGTGTTGATCCAATAGCCTTGATGTCCCAATTAGCTGGTCTCATAATGGACATAATTGCTGGAACTTACCGATTGGCAGACCTACATTCTGGTGGTACAACTCTTGGTGGGCGAAATTGTGAGTGCATCAGACAGATCATGTTCTTTTGTTCTTGCCATTCACTGGATGATGTTCAATCATATCTCTTGTTTCTCTACTTTTTATTGTTCTAAATGCAATGCTTCAGGAGGGCTAACCGAATTGAGAACAATAACTATTTGCTATTATCATGTGATTCTTATTAGAAATGCTATATTTGTCAGATATCATGCCTTGATTTGCTTAGAATCTCGGAGGGGTAAGTGAACTAGAACACTGGAAGCATAAAAATTAGAAAGGATAGAAATTTTTACTTGAACAAGATATTCAATAAAACAGGAAAAACTGTGTGGCTGATTTAGTTCTGCTTCCGTTTCAACATCTTTTGCCAACGTATCAATTGTTCGTGTGTTGATGATTGAGATCCAACCTAGTCCTTCCTGCCTTCTGGTGATTGAGGCACTAGTATATATCTTCTCTTCTCTGAGTAGATGTGTTCCTTACTGCCAACTCGATTGACAAACATTTGGCAGCTGGCAGTGATCTTGATAATGTAGAAAATGATGCTTGCTTATAGGTTCTTCCAGTCCCTTGATTATTATAGAGAATGCTTGCTTGAAGATTCTTCCAGTATGTTCAGTTGCCATGATTTTACGTGTATTCATAACTGATGACTCTGTTGtatacaatgatttaaaaagcgctagacgtCAAAAGACACTAAGGTTAAAAAATGCCCGAGGCGATAGGCGCTTGCTCAAgcaaagcgaggcgctaaaatataaaaaaatatataatataattaataaatataattatttaaataaaaatatgatattaaattaagaaaatattgtaaaattacaatatcacattaacaaaaagtctcaaaattcaaaatgaTAACAATAATTtccaataaataaaaattaatagtattaaaataaaatatatatattattaatctaataaataaaaatattgttactggtatacagttagtagtatactgttaatatattgttaatagtatactatcgaagtgagaagagtatgagtaagaggaagatcgaGGCTGCTGATTGAGAGCAATGACAGCGGTAGTGGGGAGAGGGAGCAGTGAGCGATGATAGTGGCAGcgagcagcggtagcgggagcaggagccgcgagcgacgacaatggcagcggcaacggtagcagcgagcagcggtagtggcagcgggagcggcgagcgacgatagtggcagcggcagcagtagCAACGAGCAGTGGGAGTGGGAGCGGCGAGCAAATGTGGTAGAAGcgagcagcggtagcgggagcggcgacagtggcaacggtagtagtgagcagcgggagcaggagcggcgacaatggcagcggtttcagcgagcagcggcagcgggagtaggagcagcgagcagggttagggttgggaagtcgcaAGAGGAAGACTGAACcaaagaccgaaccagacctaaaacgctagttcggtcacctggtttaacccgggcactCACTCGAAGCGCCGGGCGCCTGGGCTTGGGCGAGTGCCCACACGACACCTCTTTGAAGCGTGTCGCTTGGAAATGAAGTGAGGcactcgggccttgcctcgcttaagcacctaggcgagcgcccgagcacctattgaaatcactggttgCATGCTAAATATTTTTGCCAATGCTTGAGTCAAAAGTAGCATATTGGTTCAGGAGGGTTTCTACAGTATAAGATACCAGGCCCATTAAAAGCATGGTCAGTTATATTATGTTAAAGTTTATTGATGTAAAACTGGCCAATATTTTAGCTTCTCTCAATCAGTTAAGTATAGCTTGAGGAAATTAATGAGGAAATTAACTGTTATACATGAAGGTTATATATGACTTGCCATTGCAAGTCAGAGCCTGCTTAAGGGTTCTATGATGCAGTTCTCAACTGCCATATTATATCACAAAGTTTACTTCCGTATTTTATGTTTGAAGGGGGAACCACTAAAATGTTATGAGATGGGCTAATACATGAGTAGGGAAGAATAAAGGAAGAGATTTTTCTAGGAAGGATAAGTACCTCAGTCGGGTgtaagaaattcataaaaagatcaGCTTTTGGCAGAGTAAAAAGGTGTGGAGCAGGATTCTACAAGACATTGTATTGATTTGGTTCTAGTATTGGTGAGCTGACTGGGTTTTTGTGTTTTTATACATAGTTTAGTGGGAAAAGTTGAAGATCATTATCATGAAAACGCCAAGCCAAAGAAAATTTTCCTGTTCATCACTTACGAGAATGTATCATGCAAGTGTAAGATTATTATTTAGGTAATATAGTAGGCTTAGTGTCCTAAggaatcaattttatttttcagATAATTTAATATACAGCTATTGATAGATAAAAATATGTGCCCATCTTTACATGTTATAGGCAACAACTTACATTAAAGTTTTGTCCAATTGTAGAGTTCTAATTTAAAATTTGGTCTAGAAAAATAGttacaaatatttatttcttCTGAGCTTCATGCAGGAGTTTAGATATCTTATGTCTATAGCCAGGTATGTTAGGACATAATTGATTGGATTCTCATTTTCTGTAGTGTTTAGTAGTTCATTAATTGTGACAACTTATTTTATGGATGACTCACTGTTAATGTTACGTTTGTGGTTTGATGATAATTTCAAATGtttataaactttaaatttggtaaAACAAAAATCAGTATGGTTTTTCAGACCAGAAAGAATTGCTGACTGAACTAAATTGCTCCATTGATGTTGGATTGAATCTGTTCCTATTCTAGACTCGGAAAAGCTTATTTATTTGTAGTTAATTCTTGAGAGATTTGGTTCAAATTCCCCATGTCAAATTGACTTTAATGTCCATGCCATTCAAAGCTCTTAACTCCACCTCCTGTGACATATACACAGTACACCTGTACCAACAATATATTACATACATTTCTCAGATTTTCATAAATATCACTAACTTTTTTTATTATACTGATGCTATCATGGTCTACACATTTAATATGGCTATACATCTTTAAGCAACAGTAAAGGTTCCTATCAAAAGTTTAAAGGTGGGAGGTGATACTCAAAGAAACCCTGTTACAAGGGCATGAAGAAAGCTTTGTGACAATAGGGGAATATATCACAGTCTGGTCAAATGAAGGGCCAACTTCTGATTTTTGTTACACATTATTCAATATCTGTTTACTGTTTTCGTGCTGATACAGGTCATAGAGTTCTCCTATTTCCTCTAAAGCATGTTAATTAATTGCTTTCTTACTGTAAATTTTGTTGATGAGAAAGATTATTGGTCTTCTTCATTCTGTTCGTGATAATGGCCACTCATTAATATGGAACCGCTATGTTAACACAGAATCACAAAGATCATACCCAATCCACGAGGCTCCCACCAATGAGAGGTCTAAGGAGGGTCAATATATGCAGCCTTTCTCTAACTACACAAACTTTTTCCATGACTTGAAACATGTTCTCCCAAGTCACAAAGGaatacaaaatcacaatttattcaTTTACATCTAACCAATCCATGTAATGTAATTTCTATTACAGAGGTTTATTCCATTtgaatttcttttttattatttattt
The window above is part of the Musa acuminata AAA Group cultivar baxijiao chromosome BXJ2-6, Cavendish_Baxijiao_AAA, whole genome shotgun sequence genome. Proteins encoded here:
- the LOC135581142 gene encoding protein STICHEL-like isoform X2, encoding MLKTSVAPNELHLKRELVALRKAPFLRDPETCSSWRSSLSSKSFFANSKPKNGHGMIEKFTGEINHGSLLNLLSRGKNGRQKLHLCSLSSSKPIERAQKLDEEDREESAKESPENFSVSNSLLAEESPENFSLSSSLIVDSKSDTCLEVPVNMYNVAAIDSRIPVRRTIRKFRRKSISKGGLIKHSAALKLLDTTSSSLGILDSIEGSDDSGDYNSENLQHLAQDLSQKIGFISRSASPILHGCGHGCQLSSSRIPRTSKRVGSSQSCTPASSCSYYKYGGQDPSTIGSWDGTATSFDGDGLDQLELPKAKKCGIPSYWSKITRARGGGGFISPSLSDTLKRKGSSILCGSQTLSNKKNLSGCHKQNYLSKSSQGLPLLTNSCDEGHSSLDTSSDELSSKFGELDLEAMSRLNGRRWSSCKSQEGLEMDLPGRTSLEIADQRTLSQKYQPRSFHEIVGQNIVVQSLGNAISRGKIAPAYLFHGPRGTGKTSSARIFAAALNCLSEENKPCWFCRECTAFSSRHGTNFIEANATNKMCIDQVRYLLKSLSMAKTISQYKVFVIDECHMLSSQNWSTFMKFLEEPLPRVVFIFITTGTGSLPRAIVSRCQKYIFLKVKDVDIVCRLRTLSVKENLDIELDALDLIALNSDGSLRDAEIMLDQLSLLGKRITTLLVNDLVGVVPDEKLLDLLEIAMSSDTAETVKRSRELINSGVDPIALMSQLAGLIMDIIAGTYRLADLHSGGTTLGGRNLTEAELERLQLALKILSDAEKQLRQSSERSTWFTAALLQLGSGNNTEPNRSSSSSRQSARRKSNGVSDMDSLSMMHKNRRSLDRILDNFSHTSDATGKGELRSMTPEMLNEIWNLCIHRCHSNTLRQLLSANGRLLSISENGGILIAFIGFEDSVTKSRAERFLSSITNSMEIVLGYNVEVRMALLPKVHSDVLQSEPSLASNQMEKDKQREARSDNLISHPNVGKIKGSKILDSCEGNPERAHEKTDISALGEMDYVQTSVPVLDGSCNSNDKGQGILAQRPLKAATDEQRLETAWLQTAEPGYVSQPKPDKNQILPQNGVNHLSSKQSLTTTPKSLKNWDDELVQGIKALRTSATEDHHKEQYERADHYAISPSLLHCYKTGNSEKQKMGYESGPGCNGILCWKNPKSRGRKVKQGILLRSPRVSRASRLSLFGQCVKLKSAEDRLSK
- the LOC135581142 gene encoding protein STICHEL-like isoform X1, yielding MLKTSVAPNELHLKRELVALRKAPFLRDPETCSSWRSSLSSKSFFANSKPKNGHGMIEKFTGEINHGSLLNLLSRGKNGRQKLHLCSLSSSKPIERAQKLDEEDREESAKESPENFSVSNSLLAEESPENFSLSSSLIVDSKSDTCLEVPVNMYNVAAIDSRIPVRRTIRKFRRKSISKGGLIKHSAALKLLDTTSSSLGILDSIEGSDDSGDYNSENLQHLAQDLSQKIGFISRSASPILHGCGHGCQLSSSRIPRTSKRVGSSQSCTPASSCSYYKYGGQDPSTIGSWDGTATSFDGDGLDQLELPKAKKCGIPSYWSKITRARGGGGFISPSLSDTLKRKGSSILCGSQTLSNKKNLSGCHKQNYLSKSSQGLPLLTNSCDEGHSSLDTSSDELSSKFGELDLEAMSRLNGRRWSSCKSQEGLEMDLPGRTSLEIADQRTLSQKYQPRSFHEIVGQNIVVQSLGNAISRGKIAPAYLFHGPRGTGKTSSARIFAAALNCLSEENKPCWFCRECTAFSSRHGTNFIEANATNKMCIDQVRYLLKSLSMAKTISQYKVFVIDECHMLSSQNWSTFMKFLEEPLPRVVFIFITTGTGSLPRAIVSRCQKYIFLKVKDVDIVCRLRTLSVKENLDIELDALDLIALNSDGSLRDAEIMLDQLSLLGKRITTLLVNDLVGVVPDEKLLDLLEIAMSSDTAETVKRSRELINSGVDPIALMSQLAGLIMDIIAGTYRLADLHSGGTTLGGRNLTEAELERLQLALKILSDAEKQLRQSSERSTWFTAALLQLGSGNNTEPNRSSSSSRQSARRKSNGVSDMDSLSMMHKNRQVTEFQEYNFCFISYTNNIYSNPYIDSAYMANCKVLPANRRSLDRILDNFSHTSDATGKGELRSMTPEMLNEIWNLCIHRCHSNTLRQLLSANGRLLSISENGGILIAFIGFEDSVTKSRAERFLSSITNSMEIVLGYNVEVRMALLPKVHSDVLQSEPSLASNQMEKDKQREARSDNLISHPNVGKIKGSKILDSCEGNPERAHEKTDISALGEMDYVQTSVPVLDGSCNSNDKGQGILAQRPLKAATDEQRLETAWLQTAEPGYVSQPKPDKNQILPQNGVNHLSSKQSLTTTPKSLKNWDDELVQGIKALRTSATEDHHKEQYERADHYAISPSLLHCYKTGNSEKQKMGYESGPGCNGILCWKNPKSRGRKVKQGILLRSPRVSRASRLSLFGQCVKLKSAEDRLSK